AAGTCATTTTCATGTGCTGGAAAGGAAGTATGGGTGAGCCCATGCAGGTGTCGGGTATATCTGAGAGGCTAGTGTCAGAGAACTTGGTCCTTTAGGGTCTGGCCGCCATCCATCTCACAGCACCACTCCTGCTGTCCCTGGTGATGACGTGGCTCGGGGCATCGCTGGAGAGAAATTTGACATTGTTAAGAAATGGGGCATCAACACATACAAGGTAAGATTTAAGCACCTCTCTCTTCCTCAAAACTCCCTCTGAGTACCTTTTACCCTTTGTCCCAGATCCTAATATTCTATCTGTGGCTGAGACTAGGAGTCTGAGGGTCCTGGGATAGGCACCTATTGTAGGAGGAAGGAGCCAGAGTCTCTGACCTATTCCCCCACTTTCTAATCAGTGTACAAAGCAGCTGTTATCTGAACGATTTGGCCGAGGTTCCCGGACCGTGGACCTAGAGCTAGAGCTACAGATTGAGTTGCTGCGTGAGACAAAGCGCAAGTATGAGAGTGTCCTGCAGCTGGGCCGGGCACTGACAGCCCACCTCTACAGTCTGCTGCAGACCCAGCATGCACTGGGTGACGCCTTTGCTGACCTCAGCCAGAAGTCCCCAGAGCTTCAGGTACCTCAGCCAGATCAAAGAGGGTGGGAGTACTGGGCCCAGCCCTTCCTAGCCAGTCAACTCttcagcctccctccctcctgcagcCCACAGGGAGAACCCTTCCAGGGTGGGCACAGACCTGCCCCCAGCAGCACTCACCTGTGGAGGCAGCCTAAGGGTTTGTACAGAGATCTAGAAGTTGGAGGGTTGGGGAAGGGTGCACACTAAGTGCCTCATAAGCAATCCCTCTCTGCACAGGGGAGAATGCTTTTGGTACTTGGCCTAATCAGAGCTTCTCTGTTGTATTAGCTCTCCCTATTCCAGTCTTGTGAATTTATCTGAGAACCCCTACCTCACATTCCTGCCCAAGGCATCACCTGGGTGGTTCACTAACTTTGTGGCTCAGAGCCTTGCTTGAGGCAGTCCTTGGTGTTTCCAGTTTCAGATGGCTGTTTCCTTTCTGGGGAGGAGGGTAGTGAGGGGCTGTACAGCTCTAAGCAGGTAGAGTCTGTTACTCAAGTCCTGTCCCTTCCTTCTGCCCTCAGGAGGAGTTTGGCTACAATGCAGAGACACAGAAACTGCTGTGCAAGAATGGGGAGACGCTGCTAGGGGCTGTGAACTTCTTTGTTTCTAGCATCAACACTTTGGTCACTAAGACCATGGAAGACACACTCATGACTGTGAAACAGTATGAGGCTGCCAGGTGTGGGCACTGGTGGGGCCTAGAGTTTGGGGAGTTGGCTGCTATGGAAGTTTATACATAAGGGCATAAAATTTAGCAAGGAAAGGAAAGTGTGTGTTAGAGGACAAAggggtggagaccagcctgtatCACCCCCTCTCCAGGCTGGAATATGATGCCTACCGAACAGACTTAGAGGAGCTAAGCCTAGGCCCCCGGGATGCAGGGACACGTGGTCGACTCGAGAGCGCCCAGGCCACTTTCCAGGCCCATCGGGACAAGTATGAGAAGCTGCGGGGAGATGTGGCCATCAAACTCAAGTTCCTGGAAGAAAATAAGGTACCAACCCCACTCCCTTGACCCTAGCCCATCTTCCCACCTGTGACACTAATCTTCCTGTAAGGTCCTCCCCATCATTGGATGGGAAAATGCAGCCTGTCTAGATAGTGGGACGTTCTTTACAGCCCCAAGCCTTTCTAGGTCACCTCTCCAATCCCTGAGCCTTTCTTGTTGGGGGATTTGGCTGTGGGTCTCAGAAGCATAACTGGAAAAATCACTTCCTGAGTTGTGGTACCATAACCCTGGGCCGTGCAGTTCAAGTCAGGTTCCTCCAATCAGATTGACCCATATCCTTCGACTCCCTGGGTAGGATTCAGTACCAACCCCCAAAGCACCATCACAGCAGAGTCCCCATACCCCTGGTCTGTGCCCGGGTTCAGGCTCATAGACCCTTAAGAAGGGTACCTGAGTCAAGCCTTAGCTGACCCTGCTGGACCCCCAGATCAAGGTGATGCACAAGCAGCTGCTGCTCTTCCACAATGCCGTGTCCGCCTACTTTGCTGGGAACCAGAAACAGCTGGAGCAGACCCTGCAGCAGTTCAACATCAAGCTGCGGCCTCCAGGAGCTGAGAAACCCTCCTGGCTAGAAGAGCAGTGAGCGGCTCCCAGCCCAACTTGGCTATCAAGAAGGACATTAGGAGGCACAGCCCCAGGGTAGGGGAGATTGGACTTGGGACATCCCTTGCCACTTGCCCTCTGGCTTGGGCTCCCTTTTCCTGGATGGGGCCTGACACCAGTTTTGCCCACATTGCTGTGGTGGGAAGAGGGCCTTCAGGCCCAGAAGCTGCTGCCCTGTCCTTTATCTTCCTGGCCACTGGGCTTTATTCCCAGATCTTTTTCCTTCCACTCCACAGCCAAAGGCTATGACAAAACCACTCCCTGGCCAATGGCATCACTCCTCAGGCTGGGGTGTGCCCCCTGACCAATGGCAGAGCCTCAAAAGGCCCTGTCAGCCAATGGCAGCTCTTCTTGGGCTCCCCTGGGCCAATGATGTTGCCTCCAATACCCTCTGTCTCTCCTCTATGCGTGCCCATTGCAGAGAAGGAGACTGGGACCAAAGGGGTAGGGATAATGGGGAGTCCCATTTCTGGCCTTGCTTCTAAATGGGCTTGTCCTCACCTACCCACCCAGTTTAATTGTGCTTAGAGCCCAGGAAGATTGGGATCTAACACTAGGAATAAACCTTTCATAAAAGCAGGCCCAGTGAGGTCAATTTGTGGGGACTCtaggagggtggggtgggtagagaaATGCCTAGTCTAGTTATAGACAAAAATCCTATCAAATCAGGAGAGTTAGGGTTTGACAACTGAAATCACAGGTTTCAGGAACAGTCTGAAGGCCCAATCTCCTCCAGCCCCATTAAAGCCAAAGCTTTGTCCAGCACCAAGATAATTATGGATTTTAAGAGCACAGGGTCCAGAAGGTGTTAGGTTTGCTGACTTTCATCATGTATTCATTcatacagtaaatatttactaagtgctTTTATTTGCTAGGCACTGCTTTAGACCCTGGGGGAAAACATCAGTGAATAAAACATGGTTCCTGCCCACAGTGCTATGGCCTAGTGGGGGATAGAGACAAGTAACCAGGCAACTACAATACAATGATAAGTACTAGCATACAAAAGAATGGGGCACTTGGGAGTACAGAGGATGAGCATTAGCCTAGACTAGGGTGGAAATGGGGATGTCAGTTTGAAAGCTGAGGTGTAAAGGGGTAGTAGAAGATAGGAAAAAGTAAAGGGAAGAGCATCCTAGTCagaggccaacatgggaggaATTCAATtaggaataaatgaatgggaaTGGTTAAGGATTTTTGCCAATCCAGAGAAAGGGATCTATGAAGATGTTTAAACAGAAATGTGAGAACATGGAAAGTCTAGGATTGAGGAAAGTAGTCCTGAGGCTTAGGATAGTGTCATATAGACCCCAGGATCCATCAACTTGGGTAGTCTAGTAAGTGCCTAGCCAAAAACTCTTAAGCATGAACCCTGTCTGAGGCTCCTTCACAAGCCCTGGAGCACCGTACTACATGCTGGAAGTTAGGTGACTGGAGGTTGAGGCACTTCTCATGGTTCCTGCTGCACACAGATGTTGAGTCCATATCTGAAACTTCTGTGAGAAAATCCTAAGAATGCTCCCAAACAGCACTTTGGTTTAGTTAGGGCATAGGTGCCATCACCTCTATATACCTCTCTGTGCACTTCCTCTGGAAGTCTGGAGGAAGGGGACAACCCAGTCAGCAGATTCTCATAGCACTGGAATCTACAGGGGGCTGACTTAGCTTTTTGTCACTGCTGCTACAGCTCCTAGGCAGGCATCCTGGGCTTTGGTCAGTCTGTAGTCATCTGACTAGAGCttgatttctgtgtgtgtgttttgagaggAGTGGGAGTTCCCGCATATAAACTGCCACTTTATGGACCACTTGAAGCAGGGCTCAAATTGTTAGCTGAGTGAGTGATCAGGACTAATGTCTGGGGGACCAGGGCCCTGTTTCTTACTTTGTAAAACAGGACTGATAAAGGAAGCTACCTATTATGGTtatgagtattaaatgagataatacatatcAGGCGACTAGTTCTGTGTATGGCACATAAAAAGTATTCAGTCCCTGTTAACTGGTTATGACTTTCATTATTTTCCACTGGGGCTGCTTTTCTGTAATGCGATGATTCTGAGAATTGCCCAAAGTCTTTGGTGTGAGGAAGGGAGTTGTTGGTCTGAACCATAATTTCCTCCCGAGAGGGCTCCTGAGGCACGGTAGAGCCAAATCAAGCATTCCACCTTTCTACTCCGTCAGCTCCTTCTAGATCTCTGGGTACAGCCCTCTCGTCGCCCAGAGATCCATGCTGAGGTACGGACGGCCCTGCAGCCCCTGCTGCTCCCTGCTCTCGAAGATTGGGTTAGCGTATTCCATACGAGCACCCGAAGAAAGGCAAAAAGGGCGCCTTCAGGAGACAGACGAGGCGGGTTTTCAGAGTCCGAAATCCCTGCTGCCCCATCCTGCTCCCCCTTTTCTAGATGGAGCCTCATCCCACCCCCCTGAGAACGACCACACTGCCCTTCCCCGGAGCCTTCGGGAGCCGGAGGCAGCTGCTGAGATCCGGGATCCGGGATCCGGGATCCGGCTCCCCGGCTCCTCAGCCGCGCCGCGGTGTCAGAGTCCGCGGGAGCTGGACTGCTAGCCGAACTGGGAGGGTAGGGGCGAGCAGGCGTGGGTGGGCGGGGCCTCCGTGGCGGCGGGCGGGGCGTAGGTGGGTCTTCAGCTCTGGAGTCGCCCCCTCCCCCGACCGGTCCGCAGCCCCGCCCCGGCCCCTCCCTCCGGCCTGTGCGGCTAGTCCGGCGGCGCCGGCGCGGGGACAGGCGGAGGCGCGGGAGGTGGGGCGGCGCAGCGGGCAGGGCCGGGCAGACGGGCGCTGGCAGCGGGGGCAGCGCCGCGGGCCCCTCGGAGTGGCTGCATTCCCGGCCTTGCTCTCCCATCCTGCTCCAACGCGGTGAGTGCGAAGGGCGGGCCCCTAGGGTGCGCTTGTATCCGGATCTGCCCGGGTCCGGGTCTGGGTCCGAGCGTCTCTGTGGGTGGGGGCGCGGATGATTTTCAAAAGCTGTGCCTGTCTCTGTCCACGTGAGGCGTGCCCATGTCAGTGAGAGAGCAGCAGGGGGATTCTTCGGGCTGTGGCTGCTCACGTGAGGTCCATGTTTTGAGGGGGGAGGCGCGGATGGATGGGTGATGGTTCCTTGGAGGAGCCCAGGGTTTGGGAGCTAGTGTGTGTTGGCGGAGGATGCCAAACGCTGCGGCCGGGGATGGTAGTGCTGGTCAGGGGAGTGGGGTTGCTGAGTGGGACTCTGGAATACTGTGGCCCAGCATGTCTCAGGGGTTCCTTTCTCCCTGGTGCAGACACCTCCACCCCTTGCAACCCCCTCTGGCACTCAAAGGCACACCAGTCAGGATGGAGGACAACCTTTCCTCCCCTAGCGCTGCTCAATAGACAGGAAGCCTCATGGGAGGCTGTTTCTCATAGGAAAGAACCCCCTCTGTTTCCCTGCACCCTGGGCCCCACCTGGAGGATCCCAGGCCCCTCTCAGATTCTGACCTCCTCCCTCCTGGACTTGGCTTGTGATTCTGGGCTGCAAACCTGCAGGGACAGATGGTTGCAGGTTGGAGGGGCAGGCTGCACACCAGGGAGGTCAGTCTGACTGAGGACAGACCTTGATCTGGGGGTCTCTGAAGTGGACAACAGAAACCCAGGACTGGCCTCAGCAGGAAGATCAGATCTGTGAGATCAGAAAAGGTGCAGAGGTCTTTTTCACAGGTTTCTCCCTGCCAGTCTGTCCAGCTCACCAGTGCCCATTCATCCCCTGAGCTAGGCCCTGGTCTACTGCAGAACTGGAATCAGAGCTGCAGGCCTGACAGATGCCCTGCCTCTCTAGACTTGTATGCCTCCAGTGATGGAGCACTTACTATCTTCTGCTATGGAAAAGCTTCCTTGTGATAAGCAGAGATATCTCTCCTTGGAACTTTTTTCACTTGTCATTATTGCCTTTACATTTGCATCTCTCTCTGATGAAAGGGAACTGCAGAAATTTAAACATGGCTCTCCTGTTACCAGCATATACTAAGTGCTCCCTGTATGCCAAGTACCTCCACTGCCACTTAGGGGACAATGACATTCTTGCGGAGAAAAGAACTTGAGCAAAGAGTCCATAGTTGAGATAGTACAGCTCGAGTTCAGAGAACCTATATGGCTAGAGTAGAGGGTGCTCATAGGGAGTGTCACAGGTGCCTTAAAGTTAAGCATACATTTATTTGGGAGGGCAATTGTGACCATCCTGTAACACACCTAGTCTTATGGTGAAACTATCAATGAGATCATCATGATAGTACAAGATTTGATTTAATCATGGGCACATATTACAATCTGTGTGAGGCCTAGCCTTGGAAGGAAACCTTAACAGATTTTGAGAACAAAAAAAACCTCCCATTCCCAATTTACAAGGATTAGAACTAGATCCCAGATCTCCTGACTTTATAAACGCACACACACTTCAGAGGCAGAATCAGGCATATAGTCATAGCTTGTTCCTGAAATGTGAAAGAGAAAGCATAATTGAGAAGATTATCAGGGTTCTGGTTTGTGTGGCTAGGTGATTGGTGGTGCCTCTTATTGAAATGAGAAACATGACAAGAAGAGTAGGTTGTAGGAATGTGAATTAAGTTTTGAATTAGTCCCTGTCTACCATGTAGGTAGAGATGCCCAAGATGCTGTTGGATGGGGTTGGGGTTCAAGAGAGTCTTCAACAGGAGATAATGCTTTGGGAATCATTAGCAATTTGATGTTAACTGAAACTAGGGGAGATAATGAAATTGCCCAGGCAGAAGATGAAACATGGGAGGAAAAGAGACCCTGAAACAAAACCCTGTGaaacaacatttttcttttaggagTGGGCAGGGAGGAACAATCATGCAAGGAAAGAATATACACAGATCAGAGGCATCAAGTGTAGCCTCTGATTTGTCCCCACCTGCtccatatttcttaatttttcatgCTTCTCTTTCTTTACTCACTGTTTTCCCAGTGTACCTATCAATCTTGTATATCAAGAATATTCTTGTATATTCTTGTATAATCTTGTATATCAAGAATATTCTTGTATAATCTTGTATATCAAGAATATACACACAACAGAGGCATCAAGTATATCCTCTGCTTGTCCCCACCTGGtccatatttcttaatttttcatgCTTCTCTTTCTTTACTCACTGTTTTCCCAGTGTACCTATCAATCTCCTGTTTGTCATTCAAAACTCAGCTTAAATATCCTTGCCTCTGGAAGCCTTCTTTATTTTCCACCACCCTCAGAATTAGATACTTCATTTGCTGCTGTAGTAGTTTGAACATATCACATTGTAGTTATAAATTTCATGTCTGTCCCACACTAGTCTAAAAATGTGTGAAAGACAGGGAGTGTGTCTGATTTGGCTTTGTATCTCCAGTTACCAGTTGAAGGGTCTGGCCCAAAGTGTGCCCATAGAAATTTGATTGACTAGTTCACCTACTCAGCCTAGCAGTGATGAGAGGGATGGTACTGTGAATTTCAACACTTTCCTTCCCTGACAATCTTATTTAATTGTTTCCTTGGCCTTGAGGACTTTGCCTCATCCAATCCTTACTTTTGTTTCAGAGAAAACCCATAGATTGTAGCCTATAGTCATTTTGCTGAGATCTCAAATAATGAAATACACCTGGAAGCTAGCGAGTGAGTCATTTTAGCAAGCAAGCAAGCCTAGTTGACCTCTTGCATCCTTTTCCAACAATGCCTTAGTTACCTCTACTCACAACTGTGTGAATCATGTATACTAAAAACTTGTGATATTGTACGAGGAAGTCATGGGGGAAGTTAATGTTGTTTGAAAATCTGGAGAAACTGAAAACCCTTGAAACGCATCTATGGCAGATGTCAAGGATCTAGGCTGTCTTTATTTGTTCATAATCAACTTCTTCCTTAACTCTCTTGGATCTGGCTTCCTCTCTAGTGCTTTCTAGAAACCACACTCTCTGAGGTTAATGACAGCGTCTTTGGGACTTTAAATGGGGACATCTCTGCAGCATTTCAGTCCCTTGTTTATGAAGCTCTTTTCTCCCTTGGCCTTCATGAAATTTCTCCTTCCTAATtttcctgcctctctgggcatACCTTCTCAGTCTTTGTAGGCTTTGCTGATTGGGCCTgtactttaaataaatattgaggTTCCTGAAGGTTCAGTCATAGGCCCTTCTTTCTCACTTTACCCTACCTGAGTGATATCTTCCACTTCCAAGGCTTCAGGAGCCATCTTTATACCAACAACATCCAAATCCATATCTCCAGGATAGACCGCTCTTTGTAACTGCCAACTGGACCTCTCCATTTGAATTACGTCACATAGGCAACCTTGGATTTATCATACTAGACACAGGGCTAATCATCCTCTCATCCAAACTGCCATTCCAGAGTTTTCAAGCTAGAAAACTAAGGATCATCTCTAATTCCTTCTTCTTCCCCTAACTCTTCATATAAAACCAATCTGTTAATTTTTCCGTATAAGATCCACTTCTTTGCTACTCCCATGATCAAGGGAGCAGTctcttaattttctcttcttgaccCTTATAAACTATTTCCTACCTATACAGCAATCAAAAATATACTTTTGTCACTctggtggggcatggtggctcattcctataattctagcactctagaagactgaggtggtaggattgcttgaggtcaggagcttcagaccagcctgagttagagcaagaccctatctctactaaaaatcgaaaaattagtggggcatggtgATGCATATCTAAagttcctagctactcaggaggctgaggcaggaggatcgcttgagcctgaaaggttggggttgctgtgaaccagGCTGAGGCTGTGGCACTCTAGTCTGGTTTTTGTCCCTTAATACTTAAACCCGTCCCCCCAaagttttcttttgaataaaacCTTAATCCCCTTGCAGAGAAGGGTAAAGTCTAATCTCCATAATAAGGCCAGAAAAACACTGCATGTATCACTTTTGCCTACCTCTCCAGCTCATTTCTCTGTCACAGTGTGTGATTGAGCCTTCTGATGCAGAAGGTACCATGCTCTCCAACTTCTATTCTTCCTATAGTTTTCAACTTGAATGTCACTTTCTATAGGATAACTCCTTCAGCCTCCAACTCTGGACCCACCCCTACTCCAGACCTACCCAGTTAGGTAACCTTCGTACTCCTGGAACAATCTGTGCTTCCCCATCATGGCCCTTACCATATTGCATTGCAATATTAGATTGTAGAATCTAGGAAGGCTGATATGTGACTGTTTATCTTTGTGTCCTCAGGCCTAGCAGTGGTTGAGTGAATGCTGAATGAGGGAATGAAGTGCCTTGAGAACAGAGCTGTAAAGGATGGGTGAGATGGGAAGGCAGAAGGCAGCCTGAGGAAGGAGAGTGAAGTCCAGCTGAGTCCAAGGCCCTGCAGGTGTCTGCTGTGACAAACAGTCCACCTGAACCAGTGCCCACAGGACCTTGGGTGAAGATATATAGAGTACAGTGGGATGGGAGAGGTGGGAATAGGAGCCCATGAGAGAAAGGGGATCTTAGATTCAGGCTGGGGTATGGCCTCAGTGGCTGCATGCCTAGTAAATCTGGGTGGGGAACTGaagcaggaaggggaggggagggaggagctgTCAGTCCTTGGACACAGCCAAATCCCCGCCCCTGTGTGACAGGCTGGGAGAACCCTTTGGGCTTGGAGAGAGGAGGAGCCTGACATCCAGCTGCCCCAGAAGGTCCCAGCACTTCACTGCTACTCTTCCTTCCAAGCCTCCCCTTCACCAGACAGAAGCCTCAGTTTGCCTCTGGCCTCCTGGTCCTTCTTCCAACCCTCAGTCTGTATTAAGTTTCCAGTTTCAGAAACCGTCACATCTGGAGAGAAAACCTTAGGATCCTCAGTGCCCACGTTAGGAAGGATGCTCTCTGGCATGCCCTCCACACCCTATGCATGCCCACCTTCACACGGACATAAGGCACGTGCAGCTCAGTCCTCAGCCCTCAGCTTAGGGCTCTGCACTGGCCCCCCTGCATATGTGCATTCGTTGTCTTTAGAGTGGTCCGTGATGCATGTAACAGTACAGACAGCAGTGACCTGGACCTAATCTTTGCCTATTTTGAAGTCGTCCACCTATTTTTGTCTCCCTTCATGACCAAATATCTGCCATGAATCACTTGCATCTGCTGCGTTAACGTCATCTCCCATTTACTCCACAGTCACTCTGAACTGGCTTCTGTCCCCACTCCTCCACCACCACTACCAAATCTGGTGGACACTCTCCAGTGCTTTTCttgcttccctcctcctttctgttGAATTTCTCTCTCCCTTGATGTTTTTGGTTCCACACTCCCTTGGATTTCCTCCCTCCGCTTTCTCAGTTACCTTTGCTGGCTTTCCTCCCTTGTGCTGGGCCCTTTTCTAATCATTGCCTACTCTGTTCCTAGGTGATCTCACACATTCAGCAGTGTCATTAATATGCCAGTGATCCCAAATCAATAACCAGCCCAAAACCCTCTCTTGAGCTTCTGTTCATTACTTGATAGCTCTATTGGACATCACGTCAAACTTAGCATGTCTAGGAAAAAATGCCCTAAACCAGCTTCTGCTGAGCTCTTGCTATCTCTGTTCATAGCCCATTATTTGCTCAAGCAAGAAACCTGGTAGACGTTATTGacattccttttttcctctctcatgCAGTCCATCACGATGTCCTTTGGATTCAACCTCATGAATATTTCTCAGATCAGTCTTTTTGCCTATAGCTCTGCTAATACCCAACATTATCTTACCTGAGGAACTCTGATAACCTCTTAACTGGTTTCCTGatttcattcttctctttctcttcattctcaTAGCTGCTGGAGTTCCTttcacatttatttgtatttgtttataaattgaaTCATCCCCACTCCCAACTTAGGGTAAAATCAGATTCTAATTTGGGGCCCACAAGATCCCACATGATCTCATCTCTGTCTCCCCAAATTTAGCTCttccttttatttactttgttccAACTACGTGGTTCTTTCAGATTCTCAATGAGCTTTTTGACTAAGAACTCTCATCCTTCTATTCCTTCAGCCCAAAATGATTTCCCACTCTGACTCTCTAATATTCCTGCTGTTACCTACCATTGTTCTCCTGTCCCCCAGAGTGCTGCATAAAAGTTGCTTAAAGAGCCCTTTTCTGATCACCCAGTGGATGAAAATGTTCTTCCttatagtatctttttttttctttatagcactCCCATGCCACCAATTTGTAATTATGTATTTACTTGGTTATTTATCACTACCTCCTCACCACAAGAACAGTGACcatatctgtttttgttttttttttttagagacagtctcactttatcgccgtCGGTAGGATGCCgaggcagctcacagcaacctccaactcctgggcttaggcgattctcttgcctcagcctcccaagtagctgagactacaggtgcccaccatgatgcccagttacttttttgttgttgcaatttggccggggctgggtttgaacccaccacccttggtatatggggctggtgccctacctactgagccatgggtgctgcccAGACCGTACCTGTTTTATCATTCCCTTCCTGGTACCTGTTCaaagtaggcactcagtaaataaatatttgttgaattgctgaattaatttaataaatagaGATCTATCCTTATGTCAGGCTCTGCTTTAAGTACTAGGAATGAAAACATAGAATATAATACCTGCCCTCAAGAACACTGCATGGAGTGGAGGAAGCAGAGAAGAGTATGCTTATAGCATAGTGTATAAGCGCTAGGATAGGGGAAACACAGGGTGCCGAGGGACCCAGAGGTGGAACATCTAATCCAGTCTGTGGGAAATCAGGGAAGGTCTTCTGAATTTAGTAACATTTACACAGGGACCTGAAAGATCAGAAGTTACTAGGCATCAGCCAGGCAAAGGAGATGGGAAGAGGATTATAAGCAGAGGGAACAGATTGCCCAGAAGCAAAGGAGAACAAGGAGTTTTCCAGTAACTGAAAAGAAACCAGTGTGACTGATTATGGAATCATGAGACATGAGGTTATAGAGGAAGGTATGGGCCAGAAAAGCTAAGTCTAGTTGGCCAGCTTAAGGAATTTAGACTTTGTGCTCTGGACAAGGGAGAACCACTGAAGAAATTTAAAGAAGGAATAATGAGAAGATCAAATCTGTGTTTTATAAACCTTTTTCTGGCTGCAGGGGGCACATACGAGAAGATAGAAGTGAGGAGACAAGGACACAACTTAGGAAGCTATTATTCCAGGAGAAATCTGATGGTGGCCTAAAATTGGGGGCAGTAGCTATGAGGttggagagaaggggagaagatattcaGGAGGCAATCATGACCTCAATACTAACTGGATGTTGAAAAAAATGCAACCCCAAGTAGTTGTGCTCAGAGGTGGGTCAGGGCATAGATGAAAGAGCTGCAGGTAGTTAGAGGAGAGACACTCCTGGTAGAGGATTTGGGGGAGGTAGAGGAGATGAAGGGTGGGTGTGTCAGTTAAAATAGGCACCACTGTGCCATATACTCAAATAtgcaattttacattttctgaacAACCATTTGAGAGGGATTATCCCCA
This is a stretch of genomic DNA from Nycticebus coucang isolate mNycCou1 chromosome 14, mNycCou1.pri, whole genome shotgun sequence. It encodes these proteins:
- the ARFIP2 gene encoding arfaptin-2; the protein is MTDGMLGKAATMEIPIHGNGEAGQLPEDDGLEQDLQQVMVSGPNLNETSIVSGGYGGSGDGLIPTGSGRHPSHSTTPAVPGDDVARGIAGEKFDIVKKWGINTYKCTKQLLSERFGRGSRTVDLELELQIELLRETKRKYESVLQLGRALTAHLYSLLQTQHALGDAFADLSQKSPELQEEFGYNAETQKLLCKNGETLLGAVNFFVSSINTLVTKTMEDTLMTVKQYEAARLEYDAYRTDLEELSLGPRDAGTRGRLESAQATFQAHRDKYEKLRGDVAIKLKFLEENKIKVMHKQLLLFHNAVSAYFAGNQKQLEQTLQQFNIKLRPPGAEKPSWLEEQ